In the genome of Natronomonas salina, the window CGGCGGCCGTCCGGTAGCGCTCCGCCAGCCCATCGTAGTCCGGGGCGCCGCCGTTGTCCTCGACGGCGCGGAACAGCGCCGCGGCGACCTGCTCGGACATGTCGGAGAGCCCGCTCGGGCCGGTCACCGTCCGGTGGTCGTGCTCGTGGACGCCCAGGTCGACCTGCGCGGTGCCGTCGGCGCCGACCAGCCGGTAGGCCTCCCCGAGCGTGCCGACCTCCAGCCCCCAGCCGCGTTGAACACGCAGTCGGCGGGCCAGCGCCCCGGTCGTCGCGAACTCCCCGGCGAGGGCGTAGCGGAACGCGCCGAGGTAGTCGACGACGGCCACGTGGTCGCCCGCCGACAGCGCCTCGACGAGCGGCCGGTAGAACAGCCGGAACAGCCGCCCGTAGAGCCGGTCGTTCTCGACGCGGGCGTAGTACCCCTTCGAGAACGCGTGGCCGTGAGCCAGCGGGAAGAGGAGCTTCGGGACGTGCCGCTCGTCGTAGGTCTTCGCGTCGGCGTCGTGGACGACGACGTAGTCGCTGTCGCTCGCGACGCCGAGCGCCAGCCAGACGTCCCGGCCCTTCCCCCGCCGGCCGTCGATCCCCGCCCTCGAGAGCAGCCGCGCGAGTTCGGGGCCGTCACACCACAGCACCTCCAGCGGCAGGTCGAAGCCGTCGAGCCACGCCGCCACCTCCCCGACCCGCTCCGGCGAGGCGCTGAGCGGGACGACGACCCGCCCGGGGTCGACGGCCTCCAGCGCCGAGAGCACCCCCTCTGCGGCGGGGCTCGCGTGCTCCCGCTCGGTCATCGGCACGACCACGGCCGCCCGGTCGGTCGGCGCCGGCGGCGCCGCCTCGCCGAAGTCGTGCAGCGTGGTCACCCCCTCCTGTACGTACTCCATCTACCCCCATAGAGAGGACTCCCCTCGAAAAAGGCCGTCGTTCCGGCAGCGCGTGCGGTCCGTATAAACCACCCTGACGAGTGAGGGAGCAGCGTTTCCGCCCGCCGCCACCTCTATCGACGCGATGAGCCTCACCCTGACAGCGTTCGGCATCGGCGTGCTCGCCGCGACGGGGATCGTCGCGATGCTGGTCGTGACGCTCGCGACCGACCGGCGACTGTGGCCGCCGGGCGAGCGGTCGGCCGCCTACTACGGCCACTGGTCGCTCGTCTGGATCTTCAACGGCGCGCTGGTCGCGACGGCGTATCTGGACTGGAACGAGTGGGTGCTGCCGCGCCCGTCGTCGTTCGTCGCCGGTGCAGTCCTCGCCGGGGTCGGCGCCGCGATCTTCGTCCGGAGCGCGGGCGTGATGGACTCCGCGGAGACGATGGGCGTGACCGGCGACCTCTACACCGACGGCCCGTACGCCTACAGCCGCAACCCCCAGTACGTCGGGATGATCGTCGGTATCGCGGGGTTCGCGCTGCTCGTCGACTCCCGGTACGTCGCCGGCCTCGCCGCCGCCCACGTCGCCTGGGTGCTGTTGCTGCCGCGTGCGGAGGAGCCGCACCTCCGCGCGGAGTTCGGCGAGGCCTACGAGCGCTACGCCGAGCGCGTCCCGCGGTTCGTCGGCCGGCGGACGCTCCGGCGGTTGCGCTCGCAGGCGTCGACGTGATCAGGAGGGCGTCTCGCCGGGTTGGCCGCCGGTCGGCAGTCGCCCGGCGCGGTGGAGGACGTACAGGCCGACCGTGGTGAGACCCACGATGGCGGCCAGCCCCCGGTAGGCGGCGGTGTAGCTGACGCCGGCGGCGACCACCCAGCCGACGCCGCCGCTGCCGAGCGCCTGCGCCAGCATCATCGCCGCCGAGAACAGCGCGTAGGCGCTGGCGCGGTTCTCGTCGGGGATCGACGCGAGCATGTAGGTGTCGATGACCGGGAACAGCGCGTGGATGACGTAGCCGACGACGACGCTGAGCGCCGCGACCGCGAGCAGCCCCTCGACGAGCGTCAGCGCGACGACCGACGCCGCGAACCCGCCGATGATCGACAGCAGCAGCGGGACGTTCGGCACGCGGTCGGCCAGTCGGCCCGAGACGAGGAAGGCCGGGACGCCGGCGGCGAACATCAGCGACAGCAGCGACCGGCCCGTCGACTCGTCGATGCCCTTCTCGGCCGCCAGGTAGGGCCCGTAGAGGTTGAACAGCCCGTTCCAGAGGAAGCCGGAGACGCCGACGATGACGACGCCCGTGAGGATGATCCGCCACTGCGCGCGCAGCGCCACCAGCAGGCTCCTGTCGGCGGCACCGGCGTCTGGCAGCGGCGTCCGCCGCGCCGCGACGACCATCACGACCGTCGTCGCGAGCGCGACCGCCGACAGCGCGAGGAACGTCGTCCGCCAGTCGCCGACCAGCAGCACCGCGCTGACCCCCAGCGGCGCCCCCACGGCGGCGACCTGGCTGGCCATCCCGTGGAAGCCGACGGCCCACCCGACCCGCTCGGGGTACAGCTCGGTGACCAGCGGGTTCGCGGCGATGAAGTACATCCCGCTGGAGACGCCCATCAGGAACGCGCCGACGGTGAGCCACCACAGCGACGGCGCGAACGCCGTCCCCGCCGACGTCGCGACGAGCAGCAACCCGGTCGCGGTGACGACGTAGTGGCGGGGGACGCGGGTCAGCAGGTAGCCGGTCGGCAGCCGCGGCGCCGCGCTGCCGAGCCACGCGGCCGTCGGGACGACCCCTAGGGCCGCCGGCGCGACCCCGAGGTCGGCGGCGACGGGCTGGACCAGCGGCGCGAAGACCACCCGCGCGAGGTTGACCAGCGCCACCATCACGCAGAGCGACCCGAACAGTTCCCGGCGGGACACGCCGGCCGTTCGCGGGCCCCCGGTTTGAACGAATCGAACTCGGCGCGGCCCGCATCACTCCCGTCGTTCTTCTCGCGAAATGCTCGTCTCGCGGTTCACTCCGTCCACCGCTCGACCACCCGAGACTCCTCGCTACGCTCGGAGTCTCACGCTCGCTCCGAATCGCGCTACTCGTGCTTCCGTTCGGCCTCGACCACGCGCGGCTCCTGGGGCAGTTCGGTCACCAGCGTGCTCAGCGCCTCCTCGCCGAGCAACTGGTCGCCGTTCCGGTAGCGCTCGGCCACGTCGTTGACGCGCTCGCGGATCTGCGCCTCCCACTCGCCGTCGTACTCGAGGTCCATCTCGTCGGTCACCCGACCCGTCCGGCCGTCCGCGTCCTCGAACGTCACTATCATCGACCCGGGATACGGCCCTACGAGAGTTGTAGACGTGGGGTAAAGAGTTTGGTATGCGTTATCGTCAGACAGGTAGGGCCCGAACGGGGATGGGGCGTCAGCCTACGTTTAGACCGCGTCCGGCGACCTCGCTACTCGAAGACGCTGTCGAACGCCTCGGCCCCCATCGGCGAGAACGTCCCGGCTGCGACGTTCTCCGCGACGTGGTCGGGCGAGCCGGTGCCGACGAGCGCGCAGGTGACGCCGGGCGCGCTGCGCGCGAAGTTTATGGCACGCTGGGCGGGCGTGTCGCCGGCCAGTTTCGCCTCGACGGCTTCGGGAATCTCGCCGGTTTCCGCGAGGTCGCCCTGCAGGATCGACGCCGAGGTGAACACGTCCAGGCCGGCCTCGCGGGCGAACGACAGCGCGCTCTGCGGGCCGTCGGCCCCCTCGTGGACGTCGAGGGTGAACGCGTCGGCCATGTGGACGTTGAACGGTAACTGGACCGCCCGGAAGTGCGTCGCCGTCGTGCCGGCGCGGTCCGACGCCGCGCGGGCGCGAGAGACGACCTCGGACAGCGAGAGGTGTTTGTCGTGGTCCGGCCGGACGCGGAAGGCCTCCCAGGTCGCGACGCCGTAGTGGCGGAGGTCGCCCGCCGCGGCGCGCTCCTCAAGCGCCGTGAAGGTGTCCTCCAGCTTGTCGTAGACGGTCTCGCGGTCGAACCGCGCGAGCTGGGCCTCCGGGTTGTGGACGTAGTAGAGGTCGACGGTCTCGAGGTCGAGGTTCGACAGCGAGCGGTCGAGGCTCCACTCCAGGAAGTCCGGCGCCAGCGAGTTGCCCATCACGAGGTCCTCGGGGTCGAGGAGTCCCGACTCGACGAACTCCTCCTCGACGTACGCCGCGGCGTCGGCCGGCCGCTCGCCGTCGAACGGGACGAACCCGCCCTTCGTGGCGACCAGGACGGCCTCGCGGTCGACGTCGGCGTCGTCGATCGCTCGACCCACGGTCCGCTCGGAGCGCTGGTGGCGGTAGTTGACGGCGGTGTCGACGACGTTGACGCCGCTCTCGAGGGCCTCGACGACGGCGTCGTGGTACCGGTCGTCGGCCTCGTCCGTGGCGTCGCCCAGGTAGGTCCCGACGCCGACCGAGGAGACCAGGCAGTCGGCGAACCGCCGGAAGTAGGTCCGCGCGAAGGACTCGTGGAAGCGGTCGCGGTAGGCCCGTGTCGCCCGTTGGGTCGCCATGTCGGTCGGCTACGCGGCTGGGACACAAAAGCGCCGGGCTCGCTACAGTTCGCCGTTCATCGCCGCGAAGAGCTGCGACTGCAGTTCGGGGTGGGAGCCGCTGGTCGACGCCGCCGACAGCGGCGCCTGTCCGGCGCCCATGCGTGCGTGGCCGCCGCCGCTGGCCTCCGGGATCGACTCCAGGGCCGCCGACAGCGTCCGCCCCATGTGGACCCGGTCGTCCTGGGAGCGCCCCGAGAGGTGGAGCAACCCGTCGCGTTCGCCGGTGACGACGGCGACCGTGACGCCCTCGAGGCGGACCAGCTCGTCGGCGGCCGCCGGCAGCGCGTCCCGGTTCGAGATCTCGCCGACGTGGCTGACGAGGAACGACCGGTCCACCTCGCGCTCGGAGATGGCCCGCGCCTTCACGTCCAGCGTCTCGCTGTCGACCTGCGGGTTCGCGATCCGCTCGAGGGAGTCGGAGTCGGCGTACGGGAACAGGTACGCCGCCGCCGCGAACTCCGCGTCTGTACACCCGCGGGTGAAGGACGTCGTGTCCGACTGGATGCCGTACAGCAGCGCCGTCGCGAGCGTCGACGGCATCCGCTTGTCCTTCCCGCGCGCCTTGCCCCAGCCGCGCTGCTGGAGGTACTCCGCGAAGATGCCCGAACACGAACCCCTGGTGGGCCGGACGTCGGTGAACGCCGTCCCATCGCCGTCGCCCGGGTGGTGGTCGACGACCGCGTACGGGACGATCTCGTCGGCGCCGGGGAAGCCGCGGGGCTCGTTGTGGTCGACGAGGACCACCTGGCTGGCCGCGAGCTCGCTGGCCCGCTCGATGTTCTCGAAGTCGCAGTCCAGCACCGTCTGGAACGCACGGTTCTCCGGGTGCCGGATCTGGCCGGGGTACTGGACGACCGCCTCGGTGTCGACGGTGTCGGCGAGCGCCTCGACGGCCATCGCCGACGCCATCGCGTCGGGGTCGGGGTTCGGGTGCATCAGCACGGCGACCCGGTCGCGGTCGGCCAGCGCGGTGACGAACCGGTCGGCGGGCGTCGTGCGGATGTACCGCCAGATGACGCCCACGACGAGCGCCACGACCAGCCCCAGTAGGAGCAGGACGATGATCAGCGGGAGTTGCTCGCTGGCCCCGCCGATGGCGCGCTCGCCCACAGCCGCCGCTTTCCCGACGGCCTCGTTCATACCGTGTCCTGTTCGCGGGCCAAGGTAAGAACCTTCGGACGTCGACTACCGGCTCAGTCGTCCCGGTCCCGGAAGGCCTCGACGGCGGCCCCGTATCCCGCCCGATACGTGGGGTAGCGGAACTCGTAGCCCAGTTCCCGCAGGCGATCGTTCGAACAGCGCTTGCTCGTCAGGATGCGCC includes:
- a CDS encoding glycosyl transferase family 2, with product MEYVQEGVTTLHDFGEAAPPAPTDRAAVVVPMTEREHASPAAEGVLSALEAVDPGRVVVPLSASPERVGEVAAWLDGFDLPLEVLWCDGPELARLLSRAGIDGRRGKGRDVWLALGVASDSDYVVVHDADAKTYDERHVPKLLFPLAHGHAFSKGYYARVENDRLYGRLFRLFYRPLVEALSAGDHVAVVDYLGAFRYALAGEFATTGALARRLRVQRGWGLEVGTLGEAYRLVGADGTAQVDLGVHEHDHRTVTGPSGLSDMSEQVAAALFRAVEDNGGAPDYDGLAERYRTAAARLVDAYELDAAFNDLTYDRVDELRQVDAYAGTIEPPGADTRLPPWQSADLTAEAVVDAATADLEAATAGRLDVATDGR
- a CDS encoding methyltransferase family protein; the encoded protein is MSLTLTAFGIGVLAATGIVAMLVVTLATDRRLWPPGERSAAYYGHWSLVWIFNGALVATAYLDWNEWVLPRPSSFVAGAVLAGVGAAIFVRSAGVMDSAETMGVTGDLYTDGPYAYSRNPQYVGMIVGIAGFALLVDSRYVAGLAAAHVAWVLLLPRAEEPHLRAEFGEAYERYAERVPRFVGRRTLRRLRSQAST
- a CDS encoding MFS transporter, whose product is MSRRELFGSLCVMVALVNLARVVFAPLVQPVAADLGVAPAALGVVPTAAWLGSAAPRLPTGYLLTRVPRHYVVTATGLLLVATSAGTAFAPSLWWLTVGAFLMGVSSGMYFIAANPLVTELYPERVGWAVGFHGMASQVAAVGAPLGVSAVLLVGDWRTTFLALSAVALATTVVMVVAARRTPLPDAGAADRSLLVALRAQWRIILTGVVIVGVSGFLWNGLFNLYGPYLAAEKGIDESTGRSLLSLMFAAGVPAFLVSGRLADRVPNVPLLLSIIGGFAASVVALTLVEGLLAVAALSVVVGYVIHALFPVIDTYMLASIPDENRASAYALFSAAMMLAQALGSGGVGWVVAAGVSYTAAYRGLAAIVGLTTVGLYVLHRAGRLPTGGQPGETPS
- a CDS encoding aldo/keto reductase, producing MATQRATRAYRDRFHESFARTYFRRFADCLVSSVGVGTYLGDATDEADDRYHDAVVEALESGVNVVDTAVNYRHQRSERTVGRAIDDADVDREAVLVATKGGFVPFDGERPADAAAYVEEEFVESGLLDPEDLVMGNSLAPDFLEWSLDRSLSNLDLETVDLYYVHNPEAQLARFDRETVYDKLEDTFTALEERAAAGDLRHYGVATWEAFRVRPDHDKHLSLSEVVSRARAASDRAGTTATHFRAVQLPFNVHMADAFTLDVHEGADGPQSALSFAREAGLDVFTSASILQGDLAETGEIPEAVEAKLAGDTPAQRAINFARSAPGVTCALVGTGSPDHVAENVAAGTFSPMGAEAFDSVFE
- a CDS encoding DHH family phosphoesterase; the encoded protein is MNEAVGKAAAVGERAIGGASEQLPLIIVLLLLGLVVALVVGVIWRYIRTTPADRFVTALADRDRVAVLMHPNPDPDAMASAMAVEALADTVDTEAVVQYPGQIRHPENRAFQTVLDCDFENIERASELAASQVVLVDHNEPRGFPGADEIVPYAVVDHHPGDGDGTAFTDVRPTRGSCSGIFAEYLQQRGWGKARGKDKRMPSTLATALLYGIQSDTTSFTRGCTDAEFAAAAYLFPYADSDSLERIANPQVDSETLDVKARAISEREVDRSFLVSHVGEISNRDALPAAADELVRLEGVTVAVVTGERDGLLHLSGRSQDDRVHMGRTLSAALESIPEASGGGHARMGAGQAPLSAASTSGSHPELQSQLFAAMNGEL